The following are encoded in a window of Balaenoptera ricei isolate mBalRic1 chromosome 1, mBalRic1.hap2, whole genome shotgun sequence genomic DNA:
- the LOC132366301 gene encoding LOW QUALITY PROTEIN: olfactory receptor 6K6 (The sequence of the model RefSeq protein was modified relative to this genomic sequence to represent the inferred CDS: inserted 1 base in 1 codon; deleted 1 base in 1 codon), protein MTSGNQKRVTEFLFSVFPHLHECALLLFIPLLLIYGLIITGNLMIFIVIQLDMILNTSHYFFISVLSFLEIWYTMTTIPKMLSCLVSEQKTTYLVGCLMQMYFFYSLGLAEDCVLTAMAIDRYIAICNPLHYPTIMTPKLCIHLTAGSCLCGFLLXLPEISWITTLPFCDSNQTQQIFCDSTPVLSLACTDTSLVVIVDAICAVEILASFLVIALSYNRIIVVILGMASAEGRHKAFSTCAAHLAVFLLYFGSVAVMYLRFSATYSVLRDTTIAVPFVILAPFLNPIFYSLRNKDMKDAIGRLFCCQKRAGGVGS, encoded by the exons ATGACCAGTGGAAATCAGAAAAGGGTGACTGAGTTCCTCTTCTCTGTGTTCCCACACCTGCATGAATGTGCCCTCTTACTCTTTATTCCCTTGCTTCTCATCTATGGATTGATCATAACAGGAAACCTAATGATATTCATTGTCATCCAGCTGGACATGATCTTGAACACCTCCCAT TATTTCTTCATCAGTGTCCTCTCTTTCCTGGAGATCTGGTATACCATGACCACCATCCCCAAGATGCTCTCCTGCTTAGTCAGTGAGCAGAAGACCACCTATCTTGTTGGTTGCCTCATGCAGATGTACTTCTTCTACTCACTTGGTCTTGCAGAAGACTGTGTCCTGACAGCAATGGCCATTGACAGGTACATAGCTATCTGCAATCCTCTCCATTACCCAACCATCATGACTCCCAAACTTTGTATCCATCTGACAGCTGGATCCTGTCTCTGTGGCTTCCTCC TGCTTCCTGAGATTTCATGGATTACCACCCTGCCTTTCTGTGACTCCAATCAGACCCAGCAGATCTTCTGTGACTCCACACCTGTGCTGAGCTTGGCCTGCACAGATACATCCCTGGTGGTCATTGTGGATGCCATCTGTGCAGTGGAGATCCTGGCCTCCTTCCTGGTCATCGCCCTATCCTACAAccggatcattgtggtgattctGGGGATGGCCTCGGCTGAAGGCCGTCACAAAGCCTTTTCTACCTGTGCTGCCCACCTTGCTGTATTCTTGTTGTAT TTTGGCAGTGTGGCTGTCATGTACTTGCGATTCTCAGCCACCTACTCAGTGTTAAGGGACACAACAATTGCAGTCCCTTTTGTTATCCTTGCTCCCTTCCTCAACCCCATTTTCTATAGCCTGAGAAATAAAGATATGAAAGATGCAATTGGGAGGCTTTTCTGCTGCCAGAAGAGGGCTGGTGGGGTTGGGAGCTAG